One window of the Streptococcus parasanguinis ATCC 15912 genome contains the following:
- the glyA gene encoding serine hydroxymethyltransferase — translation MIFDKEDYKAYDADLWNAIAKEEERQQNNIELIASENVVSKAVMAAQGSILTNKYAEGYPGRRYYGGTDVVDVVESLAIERAKEIFGAKFANVQPHSGSQANCAAYMALIEPGDTVMGMDLAAGGHLTHGASVSFSGQTYNFVSYSVDPETELLDFDAILKQAQEVKPKLIVAGASAYSHIIDFSKFREIADAVGAKLMVDMAHIAGLVAAGLHPSPVPYAHITTTTTHKTLRGPRGGLILTNDEELAKKINSAIFPGIQGGPLEHVIAAKAVAFKEALDPAFKEYAANVIKNSQAMADVFLQDPDFRVISGGTENHLFLVDVTKVVENGKVAQNLLDEVNITLNKNSIPYETLSPFKTSGIRIGAAAITARGFGEKESRTVAELMIKALKNADKQEVLDEVRSQVKALTDAFPLYED, via the coding sequence ATGATTTTTGATAAAGAAGATTACAAAGCTTATGATGCAGACCTATGGAATGCGATCGCTAAAGAGGAAGAGCGTCAACAAAATAATATTGAGTTGATTGCTTCTGAAAATGTCGTCTCTAAGGCAGTGATGGCAGCTCAAGGGTCTATTCTGACAAATAAATATGCCGAAGGCTATCCTGGTCGTCGTTACTATGGCGGGACAGATGTGGTCGATGTGGTCGAAAGTCTCGCGATCGAACGGGCCAAAGAAATCTTTGGCGCTAAATTTGCGAACGTTCAACCGCATTCAGGAAGTCAGGCAAACTGTGCTGCCTATATGGCCTTGATTGAGCCTGGTGATACCGTCATGGGGATGGATCTAGCTGCCGGTGGGCATTTGACGCACGGAGCTTCTGTGAGCTTCTCTGGTCAAACCTATAACTTTGTGTCCTATAGTGTAGATCCTGAAACAGAGCTCTTGGATTTTGATGCCATCCTAAAACAAGCCCAAGAAGTGAAGCCAAAACTCATCGTTGCTGGTGCCTCAGCCTACTCTCATATCATTGATTTCTCAAAATTCCGTGAGATTGCAGATGCAGTAGGAGCCAAGCTCATGGTCGATATGGCCCATATTGCTGGTCTCGTGGCAGCAGGTCTTCATCCAAGTCCGGTTCCTTATGCACATATCACGACAACGACCACTCACAAGACCCTTCGTGGACCTCGTGGAGGTCTGATCTTGACCAATGATGAGGAATTAGCTAAGAAAATAAACTCTGCTATTTTCCCTGGTATTCAAGGAGGACCGTTGGAGCATGTTATTGCAGCCAAAGCTGTCGCTTTCAAAGAAGCGCTGGATCCTGCCTTTAAAGAGTATGCAGCTAACGTGATTAAGAACAGTCAGGCCATGGCTGATGTCTTCTTGCAAGATCCAGATTTCCGCGTTATTTCAGGCGGAACAGAGAACCACCTTTTCCTTGTCGACGTCACTAAAGTCGTTGAAAATGGGAAAGTGGCGCAAAACTTGTTGGATGAAGTTAATATCACCCTCAACAAGAACTCTATTCCTTATGAAACCTTGTCTCCATTTAAGACCAGTGGGATTCGGATTGGTGCAGCAGCCATCACCGCTCGTGGTTTTGGTGAAAAAGAAAGTCGTACCGTTGCTGAACTGATGATCAAAGCGCTGAAGAATGCGGACAAGCAAGAAGTATTAGATGAAGTGCGTAGCCAAGTCAAAGCCTTGACAGACGCCTTTCCACTTTACGAGGACTAA
- a CDS encoding nucleoid-associated protein gives MDIYVKKAIIHQFSPDDTDLYLADKFLNITPKIEEYLRKKIERVYSDEAKTGIFEEDNPFLEMISDDLLETSVAVANRWKEEFVVSENQKTNDLVFVEFSKEGVDHFAFLRIALRETLTHLGGEVDNPIKLTQNNLPGFGTGADEALVINLQSRKYHLIEKRIKYNGTFLNYFSENLLQAQPKISPKKSIKALEKTAQKIAESFNTDDFQFQSKVKSAIFNHIEEENKLSPEKLADDLFDDNLTARLSFIDQVKEAVPEPVTFEEIDASRQLKKFENQKLSLSNGIELIVPNNVYEDAESVEFILNDNGTYSILIKNIEDIQSK, from the coding sequence ATGGATATTTACGTAAAAAAAGCCATCATTCATCAATTTAGCCCAGACGATACCGATCTCTATCTGGCAGATAAATTTCTCAATATCACGCCTAAAATCGAGGAATACTTGCGTAAGAAGATTGAACGGGTCTACTCGGATGAAGCCAAGACCGGTATTTTCGAAGAGGACAATCCTTTTCTTGAGATGATTTCAGATGACCTATTAGAAACTTCAGTCGCAGTAGCGAATCGTTGGAAGGAAGAATTTGTCGTCTCTGAGAATCAAAAGACGAACGATTTGGTTTTTGTTGAGTTTTCAAAAGAAGGAGTGGATCACTTTGCCTTTCTTCGGATCGCCTTACGGGAAACCCTGACCCATCTTGGCGGTGAAGTGGACAATCCGATTAAGTTGACGCAAAATAATCTACCTGGTTTTGGCACTGGTGCTGATGAGGCCTTGGTCATCAATCTTCAAAGTCGCAAATACCACTTGATTGAAAAACGGATCAAGTACAATGGGACATTCTTGAATTATTTTTCTGAGAATCTGTTGCAGGCGCAACCCAAGATCTCTCCTAAAAAATCGATCAAGGCACTAGAAAAAACAGCCCAGAAGATTGCGGAAAGCTTTAACACAGATGATTTTCAATTTCAATCAAAGGTTAAATCAGCTATTTTTAACCATATTGAGGAAGAAAATAAACTCTCTCCTGAGAAATTAGCGGATGATCTCTTCGACGACAATCTGACAGCTCGCCTTAGTTTTATTGACCAAGTTAAAGAAGCTGTACCAGAGCCTGTCACCTTTGAAGAGATTGATGCAAGTCGCCAGTTGAAGAAGTTCGAAAATCAGAAATTGTCATTGTCAAATGGAATTGAACTGATCGTTCCGAATAATGTCTATGAAGATGCAGAATCTGTTGAATTTATTCTAAACGATAACGGGACCTATTCTATTTTGATCAAAAATATTGAGGATATACAGAGTAAATAA
- a CDS encoding lysozyme family protein, with protein sequence MIKRIVKIFLFILLIFGIYKGIQIHHDVKQVMQYRSLVREVLAEEDTTANENLILAMIYTETKGREDDVMQASESASGETNTISDNKASIRQGIQTLSDELKEAKKKGVDSWTAVQAYNFGKDYIDYVAKHGGTNSLELARAYSRDVVAPSLGNVTGETYLYLHPISLLNGMELYINGGNIYYSRLVETNMTIMKLFSWF encoded by the coding sequence ATGATTAAACGTATAGTGAAGATCTTCTTATTCATCTTACTAATATTTGGAATCTACAAGGGAATTCAGATCCATCATGACGTCAAACAAGTCATGCAGTACCGCTCCCTGGTTAGAGAAGTCCTTGCTGAGGAGGACACCACGGCCAATGAAAACCTCATTCTTGCTATGATCTATACAGAGACCAAAGGCAGAGAAGACGATGTCATGCAGGCGAGTGAGAGTGCAAGTGGTGAGACCAATACTATTAGTGATAATAAGGCCAGTATTCGCCAAGGAATTCAAACTCTTTCAGATGAGTTAAAAGAAGCTAAGAAAAAAGGCGTTGATAGCTGGACTGCAGTTCAAGCCTATAATTTTGGGAAAGACTACATCGATTACGTCGCAAAACACGGTGGAACAAATTCCTTAGAGTTGGCCCGCGCTTATTCGCGGGATGTGGTAGCGCCAAGTCTTGGCAATGTAACTGGTGAAACTTATCTTTACCTCCACCCTATCTCTCTTTTAAACGGGATGGAACTCTACATTAATGGTGGCAATATTTATTATTCCCGTTTGGTAGAAACCAATATGACGATTATGAAGTTATTTTCATGGTTTTAA
- a CDS encoding DUF1002 domain-containing protein, with protein MKLKKIALFVTTTLALFTAIPRVSADSNVQKVIDETYVKPDFVLGYSLDQSQIEQTLSLLNYDSSKDKEEWKTMTPEVYSSIMNVANDDSLELYSSVKIQKLGKNKPLEVNIVTPQNITKVTADMYRNAAVTLGLEHAQITVASPILVTGESALAGIYYSLEKNGAKVSQESKDLAQEELKTLSGINEENAGKKNFDADKLNVALTDIKTAVANAKQNNQDLSKDDIRKIVEETLKNYKLDTTVTGDQINLIVNFAVNLSKSSVISSKSFTKTLSDLKDSIVDKAGDTFNNINLNFDTNAILKDSGNFFTNAWNAIAGFFGAIWNAIVKFFSGLVG; from the coding sequence ATGAAATTAAAGAAGATTGCATTGTTTGTAACGACGACTTTGGCCTTGTTTACTGCTATCCCGCGAGTTTCCGCAGATAGCAATGTGCAGAAAGTCATTGATGAAACCTATGTCAAGCCAGACTTTGTTTTGGGCTATTCGCTGGACCAAAGTCAAATCGAACAAACCTTAAGTCTCTTGAACTACGATAGTTCGAAAGATAAAGAGGAGTGGAAGACCATGACACCAGAGGTTTATTCTTCGATTATGAACGTTGCCAACGATGATAGTTTGGAACTTTATTCCTCTGTTAAAATTCAAAAATTAGGTAAAAATAAGCCACTAGAAGTGAATATCGTGACGCCTCAAAACATCACCAAGGTCACTGCAGATATGTATCGTAATGCAGCCGTTACACTTGGATTGGAGCATGCTCAAATTACAGTAGCTTCTCCTATACTGGTGACTGGTGAAAGTGCCTTGGCTGGTATTTATTACTCGCTTGAGAAAAATGGTGCCAAGGTTTCTCAAGAAAGCAAGGATCTAGCCCAAGAAGAGTTAAAGACTCTATCCGGGATCAATGAAGAAAACGCTGGTAAGAAAAACTTCGATGCTGATAAGTTAAACGTAGCATTGACCGACATTAAAACAGCAGTAGCCAATGCCAAACAGAACAATCAGGATTTAAGCAAGGATGATATTCGAAAGATTGTCGAAGAAACCCTGAAAAATTATAAGCTGGATACAACTGTAACAGGTGATCAGATTAATTTGATCGTGAATTTCGCAGTCAACCTCTCAAAGAGTAGCGTCATCAGCAGCAAAAGCTTTACTAAAACCTTGTCGGACTTGAAAGATAGTATCGTAGACAAGGCAGGCGATACCTTTAATAATATCAATCTCAATTTTGATACAAATGCTATTCTAAAAGACAGTGGAAACTTCTTCACAAATGCATGGAATGCCATTGCTGGCTTCTTCGGAGCCATCTGGAATGCCATTGTCAAATTCTTTAGTGGTTTAGTTGGCTAA
- the guaA gene encoding glutamine-hydrolyzing GMP synthase has protein sequence MTNLSTDLHDVEKIIVLDYGSQYNQLISRRIREIGVFSELKSHKISADEVRAINPVGIVLSGGPNSVYEEGSFDIDPEIFELGIPILGICYGMQLLTHKLGGKVVPAGDAGNREYGQSELTLTESSALFVGTPDKQLVLMSHGDAVTEIPADFIRTGTSADCPFASIENPDKKIYGIQFHPEVRHSVHGYDILRNFALNICGAKGDWTMDNFIDMQIKKIRETVGDKRVLLGLSGGVDSSVVGVLLQKAIGDQLICIFVDHGLLRKDEADQVMDMLGGKFGLNIVKADAAKRFLDKLAGVSDPEKKRKIIGNEFVYVFDDEASKLKDVKFLAQGTLYTDVIESGTDTAQTIKSHHNVGGLPEDMQFELIEPLNTLYKDEVRALGTELGMPDHIVWRQPFPGPGLAIRVMGEITEEKLETVRESDAILREEIAKAGLDRDIWQYFTVNTGVRSVGVMGDGRTYDYTIAIRAITSIDGMTADFAKIPWEVLQKISVRIVNEVDHVNRIVYDITSKPPATVEWE, from the coding sequence ATGACAAACCTATCAACTGATTTGCATGATGTTGAAAAAATCATCGTGCTTGACTACGGTAGCCAATACAATCAGCTTATTTCACGTCGGATTCGTGAAATTGGTGTCTTCTCAGAGTTGAAGAGCCACAAGATTTCTGCTGATGAGGTTCGTGCAATCAATCCAGTTGGGATCGTTCTCTCAGGCGGACCGAACTCTGTATACGAGGAAGGTTCTTTTGATATCGATCCTGAAATTTTTGAACTCGGTATTCCAATCCTTGGAATCTGTTACGGGATGCAATTGTTGACCCATAAATTGGGTGGGAAGGTCGTTCCAGCTGGTGATGCTGGTAACCGCGAATATGGTCAATCTGAACTGACTTTGACAGAATCTTCTGCTCTTTTTGTCGGCACACCAGATAAACAATTGGTCTTGATGAGCCATGGAGATGCTGTTACAGAAATTCCGGCTGACTTTATCCGCACTGGTACTTCCGCTGACTGTCCATTCGCCTCGATTGAAAATCCAGATAAGAAAATCTACGGTATCCAATTCCACCCTGAGGTTCGTCACTCTGTTCACGGTTATGACATCTTGCGTAACTTTGCCTTGAACATCTGTGGGGCTAAAGGTGACTGGACCATGGACAACTTCATTGACATGCAGATCAAAAAAATCCGTGAAACCGTCGGAGACAAACGTGTCCTTCTTGGTCTTTCAGGTGGTGTTGACTCTTCTGTTGTTGGGGTTCTCCTTCAAAAAGCCATCGGCGATCAATTGATCTGTATCTTTGTAGACCACGGTCTTCTTCGTAAAGATGAAGCTGACCAAGTGATGGATATGCTTGGTGGCAAGTTTGGTTTGAACATTGTCAAAGCAGATGCTGCAAAACGTTTCCTTGATAAGTTAGCTGGAGTATCTGATCCTGAGAAAAAAAGGAAGATCATTGGTAACGAGTTTGTTTATGTCTTTGATGACGAAGCAAGTAAACTCAAAGATGTAAAATTCTTGGCACAAGGAACACTCTACACTGACGTGATCGAGTCTGGTACGGATACTGCTCAAACCATCAAGTCTCACCACAATGTGGGTGGACTTCCAGAAGATATGCAGTTTGAACTGATCGAACCACTCAACACTCTTTACAAGGATGAGGTTCGTGCGCTTGGTACAGAGCTTGGTATGCCAGACCACATCGTATGGCGCCAACCATTCCCAGGCCCAGGACTTGCCATCCGTGTTATGGGAGAAATCACTGAAGAAAAACTTGAAACCGTTCGTGAATCAGATGCTATTCTTCGTGAAGAAATCGCCAAAGCTGGTCTTGACCGTGATATCTGGCAATACTTCACTGTCAACACAGGCGTTCGTTCAGTAGGTGTTATGGGTGACGGCCGTACCTACGACTACACGATTGCCATTCGTGCTATCACTTCTATCGATGGAATGACAGCTGACTTTGCGAAGATTCCATGGGAAGTCCTCCAAAAAATCTCTGTTCGTATCGTAAACGAAGTTGACCACGTTAACCGCATCGTCTACGATATCACAAGCAAACCACCTGCAACTGTAGAGTGGGAGTAA
- a CDS encoding GntR family transcriptional regulator has product MIPAYIQIHDQIKSEIDQKIWKIGERLPSERDLAEKFQVSRMTLRQAITLLVEEGVLERRVGSGTFITSTRVQEKMRGTTSFTEIMKSQGKEPSSQVISYRKTIPSLQEVDKLGIDKTETIIRMERVRYADGIPVVYEVASIPEKFIKNFNREEVTSHFFQTLERHGYKIGKSHQTIYARLAKDKIADYLQISKGQAILGLTQVSYFEDGTAFEYVKSQYVGERFEFYLENN; this is encoded by the coding sequence ATGATTCCAGCTTACATTCAAATTCATGATCAGATTAAGTCTGAGATTGATCAAAAAATATGGAAAATCGGGGAGCGTCTTCCCAGCGAACGCGATCTAGCGGAGAAATTTCAGGTTAGTCGGATGACGCTTAGGCAGGCTATTACCCTTCTGGTTGAAGAAGGAGTGCTTGAAAGACGGGTAGGAAGTGGCACCTTTATCACTAGCACGCGCGTCCAAGAAAAAATGCGGGGAACAACCAGTTTTACAGAGATTATGAAATCGCAAGGCAAGGAACCTTCTAGCCAAGTGATTTCTTACCGGAAAACCATTCCTAGCCTCCAAGAAGTGGACAAATTGGGCATCGATAAGACTGAGACCATCATTCGGATGGAACGGGTCCGGTATGCTGATGGGATCCCTGTTGTTTATGAAGTGGCCTCTATTCCAGAGAAATTTATTAAGAATTTCAATCGAGAAGAGGTTACCAGCCATTTCTTCCAAACCTTGGAGCGTCATGGCTATAAGATTGGAAAGTCGCACCAGACCATCTATGCGCGATTGGCCAAGGATAAGATTGCGGACTATTTACAGATTTCAAAAGGACAAGCTATTTTAGGTCTGACACAGGTTTCCTATTTTGAAGATGGGACGGCTTTTGAGTATGTAAAAAGTCAGTATGTCGGTGAGCGGTTCGAATTTTATTTGGAAAATAACTAA
- a CDS encoding glycosyltransferase, with protein sequence MKKIKIDVVAVPLSGHLYPTLNLVKPLLDDPSMEIRVFTGPQKKAVAESLGFTVVPILEDKVEEFERAANNDKKLNLFSAYRQLSKSLDLINHVSDQLLEEWRVNRPDIVIADFITLSAGFMAEQLEIPWITTMATQFAIETPYGPPCFFGGMGVARTKKEEKIQALCRKLTRIGKYCGAFLLRKRLKRYNFKLYNQNGVETIYSPYAIFGIGMMELELKTHFPHQYAWLGPLGTSLEKAEDYPLDLSPYEDKTKVLVTCGTQLPWAKENLLEQTKQLAKEHPECHFFVTLGDGAKEFSEEEVAPNVTVVSYLPYKEYIPQMDYVIHHGGAGIFYQCIEFKKPALILPHDYDQFDYAIRGVEAGIAFQAHRNRTEEIQAGFKALLEKESWEKLERLNKLSKTYKPLDTLEFEIQRLLRRGTDGKL encoded by the coding sequence ATGAAAAAAATTAAAATAGATGTGGTAGCTGTTCCCTTGAGCGGGCATCTGTACCCAACTTTAAATCTCGTTAAACCCTTGTTAGATGATCCTTCGATGGAGATCCGGGTTTTCACAGGACCTCAGAAAAAGGCCGTTGCAGAAAGTCTTGGCTTCACTGTCGTTCCAATTCTAGAGGACAAAGTAGAAGAATTTGAACGCGCGGCGAATAACGATAAGAAACTCAATCTTTTTTCAGCTTATCGGCAATTATCCAAGAGTCTGGATTTGATTAATCATGTATCGGATCAATTGTTAGAGGAGTGGCGCGTCAACCGTCCAGATATTGTGATTGCTGACTTTATCACTCTATCAGCTGGTTTTATGGCAGAACAGTTAGAAATTCCTTGGATTACCACCATGGCGACACAATTTGCAATCGAAACTCCTTATGGTCCTCCTTGCTTCTTCGGAGGGATGGGAGTCGCGCGCACGAAGAAGGAAGAGAAGATCCAAGCACTATGCCGTAAACTCACGCGCATTGGAAAATACTGTGGCGCTTTCCTCTTACGCAAACGCTTAAAACGTTACAATTTCAAGTTGTACAATCAAAATGGAGTGGAGACCATCTACTCTCCTTATGCCATCTTTGGAATTGGGATGATGGAGCTAGAGTTGAAAACACACTTCCCTCATCAATATGCGTGGCTTGGCCCTTTGGGAACTTCTCTTGAAAAAGCTGAAGATTATCCTTTAGATCTCAGTCCTTACGAGGACAAGACGAAGGTACTCGTGACATGTGGAACCCAGTTGCCTTGGGCGAAGGAGAATTTGCTAGAACAAACCAAGCAGTTGGCCAAAGAGCATCCAGAATGTCACTTTTTTGTCACTCTTGGAGATGGGGCAAAGGAATTCTCTGAAGAAGAAGTAGCGCCAAATGTGACGGTTGTCTCTTATCTACCCTACAAAGAATATATTCCGCAGATGGACTATGTCATTCACCATGGAGGAGCTGGAATCTTTTATCAGTGTATCGAATTTAAAAAACCAGCCTTGATCTTGCCACATGATTATGACCAATTTGACTATGCGATTCGAGGAGTAGAAGCAGGAATTGCTTTTCAAGCACATCGCAATCGCACCGAAGAGATTCAAGCAGGTTTTAAGGCCCTATTAGAAAAAGAATCTTGGGAAAAGTTAGAAAGACTAAACAAACTTTCAAAAACCTACAAGCCGTTGGATACCTTGGAGTTTGAGATTCAACGATTATTAAGACGTGGAACGGATGGGAAACTATGA
- a CDS encoding NAD-dependent epimerase/dehydratase family protein codes for MKILVTGATGFLGKYVIEELLDHDYSIVAFGRNEMIGKALENERVQFVKGDLSSIEEVRQAFQSVDAVVHAGALSTAWGPWKAFYQANVVGTQNVLELCREYAVKRLVYVSSPSIYAAGKDQLNIKESDAPKENHLNNYIRSKLASEKLFSDYSDVPSIILRPRGLFGVGDTSILPRVLRLSRKIGIPLIRGGEQLMDMTCVENVALAIRLALEAKEAHGQVYNITNGEPKTFKYLIETTLKGLGEPIRYRKLPAGLVAGVAYSLEGVYRFFHLKAEPPLTRYTYYLLRYSQTLDIKKAQTALGYYPKMTIEEGIDNYVQHDQAH; via the coding sequence ATGAAAATTCTTGTAACAGGTGCGACTGGCTTCCTTGGAAAATACGTGATCGAAGAGTTATTAGATCACGACTATTCCATTGTAGCCTTTGGCCGAAATGAAATGATTGGAAAGGCCCTGGAAAATGAGCGCGTCCAATTTGTGAAAGGGGATTTGAGCTCTATAGAGGAAGTAAGACAAGCCTTTCAATCTGTTGATGCTGTGGTTCATGCAGGAGCTTTATCCACTGCCTGGGGACCTTGGAAGGCCTTCTATCAGGCGAATGTAGTTGGCACTCAAAATGTCCTTGAATTGTGCCGTGAATATGCGGTAAAACGCTTGGTTTACGTATCTTCTCCCAGTATTTACGCAGCTGGAAAAGACCAATTAAACATCAAGGAAAGCGATGCTCCCAAAGAAAATCACCTCAACAATTACATCCGAAGTAAATTGGCGTCTGAAAAACTTTTTTCTGACTATTCAGATGTGCCAAGTATCATCTTGCGTCCTAGAGGATTATTTGGTGTGGGGGATACCAGTATTTTGCCTCGTGTCTTACGCCTCAGTCGAAAAATTGGAATTCCTTTGATTCGAGGAGGAGAGCAGCTCATGGATATGACCTGTGTGGAAAATGTCGCCCTAGCCATTCGCTTGGCTCTGGAAGCAAAAGAAGCCCACGGACAAGTTTATAATATTACAAATGGGGAACCAAAGACCTTTAAGTATTTGATCGAAACCACACTAAAGGGATTGGGAGAGCCGATTCGCTATCGGAAACTTCCAGCAGGTCTAGTAGCAGGTGTGGCTTATAGCCTTGAAGGGGTGTATCGATTCTTTCATCTGAAAGCCGAACCCCCCTTGACTCGCTATACCTATTATCTCCTTCGATATAGCCAAACCCTCGATATTAAAAAGGCTCAAACTGCACTTGGCTACTATCCAAAAATGACCATTGAAGAAGGGATTGACAACTATGTCCAACATGATCAAGCACATTGA
- a CDS encoding MBL fold metallo-hydrolase — protein sequence MSNMIKHIDYFPAGYCSSHSGLLFKGIPNEKMQFPAGVFLIHHREKGYILYDTGYHYEIKKKARYFWYRLATPMQMKKEDQIDYLLQERGINPAAISYVILSHLHPDHLGGAALFPNAHFVVTQEVYEVYQKPKFKDLIFKEFLPADFKDRVTCLKADQRLPAFPYRPTADLFGDGSILVSSIDGHARGQGCLYLDELKLFIGADLSWGVDLLPFTRKMRLIPSLVQDDKKAYLRGADLLETLLQDGIQVVVSHDPQDRIERILNEKNSLSENLY from the coding sequence ATGTCCAACATGATCAAGCACATTGATTATTTTCCAGCAGGCTATTGCAGCAGTCATTCTGGTCTCTTATTTAAGGGGATTCCGAATGAAAAAATGCAATTTCCTGCAGGTGTCTTTTTGATTCATCACCGTGAAAAAGGCTATATTTTGTACGATACCGGCTATCACTACGAGATTAAAAAAAAAGCTCGGTATTTTTGGTACCGTCTAGCCACCCCTATGCAGATGAAAAAGGAAGACCAGATCGATTATTTATTGCAAGAGCGGGGGATTAATCCAGCAGCCATTTCCTATGTGATTCTTTCGCATCTGCACCCGGATCATCTCGGTGGAGCAGCACTTTTTCCAAATGCTCATTTCGTTGTTACCCAGGAAGTCTATGAGGTGTACCAAAAACCGAAATTTAAAGATCTGATTTTTAAAGAGTTTTTGCCAGCTGATTTCAAAGATCGGGTGACTTGTCTCAAAGCAGATCAAAGGCTTCCTGCTTTCCCCTATCGACCGACTGCGGATCTTTTTGGAGATGGGAGCATCCTTGTTTCGTCCATCGATGGGCATGCGAGAGGGCAAGGTTGTCTTTATCTGGATGAGCTCAAACTCTTCATCGGAGCAGATCTTTCTTGGGGAGTAGACCTTTTGCCTTTCACACGGAAAATGCGACTCATTCCTTCCTTGGTTCAGGATGATAAGAAGGCTTATTTAAGAGGAGCTGATTTGCTGGAAACACTCTTGCAAGATGGCATTCAAGTTGTGGTCAGCCATGACCCGCAAGATCGGATTGAAAGGATTTTAAATGAAAAAAACAGTCTTTCTGAAAACCTTTATTGA
- a CDS encoding F390 synthetase-related protein produces the protein MKKTVFLKTFIETRWCHRFRSKEALNRYQDKQLARYHTFITSQSPYFQTHSPESFGTMDKHFMMTHFNELNTLGVDRDQALEMAIRGEQTRDFTEMNGEVAVGLSSGTSGHRGVFVTTEKERSMWAAAILAKMLPKGNLVGHRIAFFLRADNELYQTINSGLIRLEYFDIFKDSKEHLERLIDYQPTIVVAPASTLIELANYVSNQQLAIQPVKVVSVAEILEDRDAQTIAKTFQLDKVDQVYQATEGFLACTCSEGNLHLNEDILYVEKEYLDDSRFYPIITDFKRTSQPIYRYRLNDILVEEKSPCPCGSVFTRIAKIEGRSDDIFYFKKEDGSSQMIYPDFIRRCILFVENIQDYQVTQLADGSITIALSHRTESMEQAIFAQFELLAQQKQFILPSIQFIDYQWDPTRKLKRVQRLQ, from the coding sequence ATGAAAAAAACAGTCTTTCTGAAAACCTTTATTGAAACCAGATGGTGCCATCGATTCCGTTCAAAAGAGGCCTTGAACCGATACCAAGATAAGCAATTGGCACGCTACCATACTTTTATCACTTCTCAGTCTCCCTATTTCCAGACTCATTCTCCTGAATCCTTTGGGACCATGGATAAGCATTTCATGATGACGCATTTCAATGAACTCAATACTCTGGGAGTGGATCGAGATCAGGCTTTAGAGATGGCGATTCGTGGAGAACAAACGCGAGATTTTACCGAGATGAATGGAGAAGTAGCAGTAGGCTTGTCTTCTGGGACTTCCGGCCACCGAGGAGTTTTTGTCACCACAGAAAAAGAAAGAAGTATGTGGGCTGCAGCAATCTTAGCCAAGATGTTGCCAAAAGGAAACCTGGTTGGTCATCGCATTGCCTTTTTCTTACGAGCAGATAATGAACTCTATCAAACCATTAATTCAGGCCTTATTCGCTTGGAATATTTTGATATTTTCAAGGATAGCAAGGAGCATTTAGAGCGTCTCATAGACTATCAACCAACCATTGTGGTCGCACCAGCTTCTACCTTGATTGAGTTAGCCAACTATGTCAGCAATCAGCAACTTGCGATCCAACCTGTCAAGGTTGTTTCTGTCGCAGAGATTCTAGAAGATCGAGATGCTCAGACCATCGCCAAAACCTTTCAACTAGACAAGGTTGATCAGGTCTACCAAGCGACAGAGGGATTTTTAGCTTGTACCTGTTCAGAAGGCAATCTACATCTCAACGAAGATATTTTGTATGTTGAGAAAGAGTATCTAGATGATAGCCGCTTTTATCCGATTATTACGGATTTCAAACGAACCAGTCAACCCATCTATCGCTACCGACTCAATGATATTTTAGTGGAAGAAAAGTCTCCTTGCCCTTGTGGTTCCGTCTTTACTCGAATCGCAAAGATCGAAGGACGATCAGATGATATCTTCTATTTCAAAAAAGAAGATGGTAGTAGCCAGATGATCTATCCGGATTTTATTCGGCGGTGCATTCTCTTTGTCGAAAATATTCAGGACTATCAAGTAACTCAGTTGGCAGATGGATCCATTACCATTGCCTTGAGTCACCGGACAGAGTCTATGGAGCAAGCGATCTTTGCTCAATTTGAACTCTTAGCTCAGCAAAAACAATTCATTCTCCCAAGTATTCAATTTATTGATTACCAATGGGACCCAACACGTAAATTAAAACGTGTTCAACGACTTCAATAA